In Caldisphaera lagunensis DSM 15908, a single genomic region encodes these proteins:
- a CDS encoding type II secretion system F family protein, producing the protein MSPNIDYMILGSGVSDSFDNYCKKLVTLIFLFIPTLLWEFIYIYMSYSGKYTLENIIVASILIVILGYLLSAGISVLIPSFRYSSRKDDLEAKFHVFASTLTSLLAGGEGISQALSTFSEKYADELKEFNVEMTYIKTSTKLNESPTDILLGLSKITPSPSLKLLAQSLARGITAGADLVQIAQDSISSYLNYYYSLVERISTSIGTLLESFLVVGIVGPVLVGVMGMLFTVYPVTTLSFSSLIILVIFILIPIVSLITAVLADNQTSKLKL; encoded by the coding sequence TTGAGTCCTAACATAGATTATATGATATTAGGCTCTGGGGTCAGTGATAGTTTTGATAACTATTGCAAAAAATTAGTTACCTTAATTTTTCTATTTATTCCCACTTTACTATGGGAATTTATTTACATATATATGAGTTATTCAGGCAAATATACCTTGGAAAATATTATAGTTGCATCTATTTTAATCGTTATTTTAGGCTATCTTTTATCTGCTGGAATAAGCGTTTTGATACCTTCTTTTAGATATTCATCTAGAAAAGATGATTTGGAGGCAAAGTTTCACGTATTTGCATCAACTTTAACCTCATTATTAGCTGGAGGAGAAGGTATATCTCAAGCTCTATCTACTTTTTCTGAAAAATATGCTGATGAACTAAAGGAATTTAATGTTGAAATGACATATATAAAAACATCTACCAAATTAAATGAAAGTCCAACAGATATATTGCTAGGTTTGTCTAAAATAACCCCTTCTCCAAGCTTAAAGCTTTTGGCTCAATCATTGGCAAGAGGAATAACAGCGGGGGCAGATTTAGTTCAAATAGCCCAAGATTCCATATCATCATATTTGAATTATTATTATTCTCTAGTTGAAAGAATATCTACATCTATAGGAACTCTTCTAGAATCATTTTTGGTTGTAGGTATAGTAGGCCCAGTTTTAGTAGGTGTAATGGGAATGCTCTTTACTGTATATCCAGTTACAACTCTTAGCTTTTCCTCATTAATAATCTTAGTTATATTTATATTAATTCCTATAGTCTCCTTGATTACAGCTGTTTTGGCTGATAATCAAACATCTAAGTTAAAACTTTAG
- a CDS encoding acyl-CoA thioesterase, translating into MACKRKLTPFETKLTTLFQVMPMHANPLGMLFGGVMEDWMIQVSNMEATRIAKRPTLLAGMDSIFFISPVLVGENANITAWVDYVGNTSIDIGLLVEAENPILNEKRLTTLAHMTYVAVGKDLRPVPLDVCIEPKTKEEEEIYQEALKRRKSRENRIKDRRTKALDSLPPKGLDDRFTITNYKVVMPEDAMALNTLFAGKLMRLLDESTALVGTRYARGPVVTASVDTTDFYSPVMVGETLIIYSTLTNIGKSSMEVIAKVVKRDEITGEEKHTTTSYFTLVHVGPTGRSEPLPEFKVTEEWQKQIIEESEKRRAERLEMLSSFKANAEKFRQIVI; encoded by the coding sequence GTGGCATGCAAGAGAAAATTAACTCCATTTGAAACGAAGTTAACAACCTTATTTCAAGTAATGCCAATGCATGCAAATCCTTTAGGCATGTTATTTGGAGGAGTTATGGAGGATTGGATGATACAAGTATCTAATATGGAAGCAACTAGAATAGCTAAAAGACCTACATTATTAGCAGGTATGGATAGCATATTTTTTATTTCCCCAGTGTTAGTTGGTGAAAATGCAAACATAACTGCTTGGGTTGATTATGTTGGAAACACTAGCATTGATATTGGATTATTGGTAGAGGCAGAGAATCCAATACTTAATGAAAAAAGGTTAACAACATTAGCTCACATGACTTACGTTGCTGTAGGAAAAGATCTTAGACCTGTTCCTTTAGATGTATGTATTGAGCCTAAAACAAAGGAAGAGGAAGAAATATATCAAGAGGCTTTAAAGAGGAGGAAAAGTAGAGAAAATAGGATAAAGGATAGAAGGACAAAGGCATTAGATTCATTGCCCCCTAAAGGTTTAGATGATAGATTTACCATAACAAATTATAAAGTAGTTATGCCTGAAGATGCTATGGCATTAAATACATTATTTGCTGGAAAATTGATGAGGCTTTTAGATGAATCTACTGCTCTAGTTGGAACTAGATATGCAAGAGGGCCTGTTGTTACTGCATCGGTAGATACAACAGATTTCTATTCTCCAGTTATGGTAGGAGAAACTCTTATAATATATAGCACATTAACAAACATAGGAAAAAGCAGCATGGAAGTTATAGCAAAAGTTGTTAAAAGGGATGAAATAACTGGTGAAGAAAAACATACTACAACAAGCTACTTCACATTAGTTCATGTTGGTCCAACAGGGAGAAGCGAGCCTTTACCAGAATTCAAGGTTACTGAAGAATGGCAAAAACAAATTATTGAAGAATCTGAAAAAAGAAGAGCTGAAAGACTTGAAATGCTTTCTTCATTTAAAGCAAATGCTGAAAAGTTTAGGCAAATAGTTATTTAA
- a CDS encoding type II/IV secretion system ATPase subunit produces the protein MQKKIDEIALISSYYVSRDLIGYGKLEPLIRDPYIEDISCNGLHIPVFVYHTKYEWLTTNIIFNEQEELDSIISKLGVRSNKEPSIASPIIEGVLKPEGYRVNIVLDIVSRRGHSFTIRKFRTEPFTLIELMKSRTLDPLVAALIWMGVENKQGIIFYGPTGSGKTTLLNVSTMLLPTEYKIVTIEDTPEVYLPFHENWGAMMTRLSSDSRIESITMQSQIEAALRQRPDDIIVGEIRSREAYAFFQALATGHGGLTTIHAESADVLIKRLMSPPMNVPPSLISAARLFINILRLEEGGNVFRKVMKIDESWGYDIETNSVILKEKVLWDRYKDKWYMKGKESYLLKSIASLNLISYDEAFEDLKRRATVLNWLINQNADIAMINKVLRLYKRDPISLYNKAREESGEFNIEIRGD, from the coding sequence TTGCAGAAAAAGATAGATGAGATAGCTTTAATATCATCTTATTATGTTTCTAGAGATTTAATTGGCTATGGAAAGCTTGAACCTCTAATAAGGGATCCATATATTGAGGATATATCATGCAATGGCTTACATATACCTGTTTTTGTTTATCATACAAAATATGAATGGCTAACAACAAATATCATATTTAATGAACAAGAGGAGTTAGATTCTATAATATCAAAATTGGGAGTAAGAAGTAATAAAGAACCATCTATAGCCTCGCCTATAATAGAAGGTGTTTTAAAGCCTGAAGGATATAGAGTAAATATAGTTTTAGATATAGTATCTAGGAGAGGTCATAGTTTCACTATAAGAAAATTCAGAACAGAACCCTTTACATTAATTGAATTAATGAAATCAAGGACCTTAGACCCCTTAGTTGCTGCATTAATTTGGATGGGAGTAGAAAATAAACAGGGTATAATATTTTATGGTCCAACTGGTAGTGGGAAGACAACGTTGCTTAATGTATCAACTATGTTATTACCAACAGAATATAAAATAGTTACAATTGAAGATACACCAGAAGTTTATTTACCATTTCATGAAAATTGGGGAGCTATGATGACAAGATTATCATCCGATTCTAGAATTGAAAGCATAACAATGCAATCTCAAATAGAAGCTGCATTAAGACAAAGGCCTGATGATATAATAGTTGGGGAAATAAGATCTAGAGAGGCTTATGCATTTTTCCAAGCATTAGCAACAGGTCATGGAGGGTTAACAACTATCCATGCGGAATCTGCTGATGTTTTAATTAAGAGATTAATGTCCCCTCCAATGAACGTTCCTCCCAGCTTAATATCCGCAGCTAGGTTATTTATTAACATTTTAAGATTAGAGGAAGGAGGAAATGTTTTTAGGAAGGTTATGAAAATTGATGAATCATGGGGTTATGATATAGAAACTAATAGCGTTATACTAAAAGAGAAGGTTTTATGGGATAGATATAAGGATAAATGGTATATGAAAGGAAAAGAAAGCTATCTCCTAAAATCTATAGCTTCCCTTAATTTAATAAGCTATGATGAAGCATTTGAAGATCTTAAGAGAAGGGCAACAGTATTAAATTGGTTAATAAATCAAAACGCAGATATTGCTATGATTAACAAAGTTCTTAGATTATATAAAAGAGATCCAATAAGTCTATATAATAAAGCCAGAGAAGAAAGCGGTGAATTCAATATAGAAATAAGGGGTGATTAG
- a CDS encoding methionine synthase II (cobalamin-independent): MVKLWGAVLGGYPRSIDVRHEMRDLERGDSIYLDHEILIAISSSSVIGAQVSSGLKYVTDGMLDFHDIFRPFLESWRNVSIAGLLRYFDNNFFYRIPIFTGEPDVEKFVWPQRIRFYKKVAYPSLLKAVIPGPLSLTLMGENHSNLSKEDLANSISSILSMEAEKAEKAGAGMIQIDEPILSDHEISEEDAELAKELISNIAKRVKIPTTLSIYFDIPKKEVYEKIIDTKVNYISLDIMDSPSRGLELIKSKGFSDKKPILGLIDSRRIYDDNCDKIKEIISNVLNLEKEEIGITTTTWFDVIPYNFAIRKTYLLGYCLEKLGNELNAEIINPIKEVEK, from the coding sequence GTGGTCAAACTATGGGGGGCAGTCCTTGGGGGATACCCTAGATCAATAGATGTTAGACATGAAATGAGAGATTTAGAAAGGGGAGATTCAATTTACTTAGATCATGAAATTCTTATAGCAATTTCCTCAAGTTCTGTTATAGGAGCTCAAGTTTCTTCTGGATTAAAATATGTTACTGATGGAATGCTTGATTTTCATGATATATTTAGACCTTTTTTAGAATCTTGGAGAAATGTTTCCATAGCAGGTCTATTAAGGTATTTTGACAATAACTTTTTCTACAGAATACCAATATTTACTGGTGAGCCAGATGTTGAAAAATTCGTTTGGCCTCAAAGGATAAGATTTTATAAAAAGGTTGCATATCCTTCATTATTAAAGGCAGTTATCCCAGGACCTTTAAGCTTGACATTAATGGGGGAAAATCATAGCAACTTATCTAAAGAAGACTTAGCGAATAGCATTTCATCAATATTATCCATGGAAGCAGAAAAGGCTGAAAAAGCCGGTGCTGGTATGATACAAATAGATGAACCAATATTATCAGATCATGAAATAAGTGAAGAAGATGCTGAACTAGCTAAAGAACTTATATCAAATATTGCAAAAAGAGTTAAGATACCAACAACCCTATCCATTTATTTTGATATACCTAAAAAGGAAGTTTATGAAAAAATAATTGATACAAAAGTAAATTACATAAGCCTAGATATAATGGATTCCCCTTCAAGAGGGTTAGAATTAATAAAAAGCAAAGGCTTTTCTGATAAAAAACCAATATTGGGTTTGATAGATTCAAGAAGAATTTATGATGATAATTGTGATAAAATAAAGGAAATTATAAGTAATGTTTTAAATTTAGAAAAAGAAGAAATTGGGATAACAACAACAACTTGGTTTGATGTAATTCCATATAATTTTGCAATTAGGAAGACCTATTTGCTTGGGTATTGCTTAGAAAAATTGGGAAATGAATTAAATGCTGAAATTATAAATCCTATAAAGGAGGTTGAGAAATAA
- a CDS encoding Lsm family RNA-binding protein has protein sequence MSASPEPARRFVSRLNSLLDRNVTIKLINGRTYTGKLTGYDPTTYSIMLESAKDNEGNIWPLSIIYGNNISEILMGESEIFNAKEFSEFLSRFGNIEKHLIKVYDDINVVEVGKSIKVSKDGVEGSGPLAQKIYSIYREYLRTKGINQ, from the coding sequence ATGTCAGCATCGCCAGAGCCAGCAAGGAGATTTGTTTCACGTTTAAATTCGTTGCTAGATAGAAATGTTACAATAAAATTAATAAATGGCAGGACTTATACTGGTAAATTAACAGGTTATGATCCAACAACTTATAGCATTATGCTAGAATCAGCTAAAGATAATGAAGGTAATATATGGCCCTTATCAATAATATACGGTAATAATATAAGCGAAATATTAATGGGGGAAAGCGAAATATTTAATGCAAAGGAATTCTCAGAGTTTTTATCAAGGTTTGGTAATATAGAAAAGCACTTAATAAAGGTGTACGATGATATAAATGTTGTTGAAGTAGGTAAGAGCATAAAGGTTTCTAAAGATGGTGTTGAAGGATCAGGCCCATTAGCCCAAAAAATATATAGCATTTATAGGGAATATTTAAGAACTAAGGGTATTAATCAATAA
- the tgtA gene encoding tRNA guanosine(15) transglycosylase TgtA, with translation MFNIKDFDLAARIGILKTKSYKIETPAFFPVVDPLKQDVSVKEIEEIGFNQIITNAYLSYKRFGEKVIDEGIHKVLGFDKVIMTDSGAYQVLKYGNIDVNQETVMNFEKAIGSDIAVILDKPTGDTDYDKAEKSVEETLKNAHEAINLKDDKTIWVLPIQGGKYLDLVERSAKESSKLPFEMFAIGSPTVFLEKYQYNVIIDMIAMAKKYLPPEKPVHLFGGGHPLIFPYAIALGIDSFDSASYELYAKDDRYITDYGTEKIEDLEYFPCNCPVCSRYTPKDLIQMDVKERRRLLAIHNLYAIKKSMDRTKQAIREGRLWELLVEISRYRPEMQSTLRSITKYLKYMDRFNPRYKSYSRGLKFYGIENSWNPRIINYKTWILTKYEIKDNKTILLKPYNCKKEDNEEFHVIYYVPYLLLIPYEICGLYPTAQFHFSNPIPKEVENELVNMIRVFIIKNKSKKIDVIANKNISYSYAVGKEAERLGLTVSWV, from the coding sequence ATGTTTAACATAAAGGATTTTGATTTAGCAGCCAGAATAGGCATATTAAAAACGAAGAGCTATAAAATAGAAACACCAGCTTTTTTTCCTGTTGTAGATCCATTAAAGCAAGATGTTAGTGTTAAGGAAATAGAAGAAATAGGTTTTAACCAAATCATAACAAATGCTTATTTATCATACAAGAGATTTGGAGAAAAGGTAATTGATGAAGGGATACATAAGGTTTTGGGTTTTGATAAGGTAATAATGACAGATAGTGGGGCATACCAAGTTTTAAAATATGGTAATATAGATGTTAATCAAGAAACTGTTATGAATTTTGAAAAAGCCATTGGAAGCGATATTGCAGTTATTTTAGATAAACCAACAGGAGATACGGATTATGATAAAGCTGAAAAAAGTGTTGAAGAAACTTTAAAAAATGCACATGAAGCAATAAATTTAAAAGATGATAAAACAATATGGGTTCTGCCTATTCAAGGGGGTAAATATTTAGATTTAGTAGAAAGAAGCGCTAAAGAATCTTCTAAACTACCTTTTGAAATGTTTGCTATAGGAAGTCCAACCGTTTTTTTGGAAAAATATCAATACAATGTAATAATAGACATGATAGCAATGGCTAAAAAATACCTGCCTCCTGAAAAACCTGTTCATTTGTTTGGTGGAGGTCATCCTTTAATTTTTCCATATGCAATTGCTTTAGGTATTGATTCTTTTGATTCCGCATCTTATGAGCTTTATGCAAAAGATGATAGATATATAACAGATTATGGAACGGAAAAAATTGAAGATCTTGAATATTTTCCATGTAATTGTCCAGTATGCTCGAGATATACTCCAAAAGATTTAATTCAAATGGATGTAAAAGAAAGAAGGAGGCTATTAGCTATACATAATTTATATGCAATAAAGAAATCGATGGATAGGACAAAGCAAGCTATAAGAGAAGGAAGGCTTTGGGAATTATTAGTAGAGATCTCAAGATATAGGCCAGAAATGCAAAGCACATTAAGATCTATAACCAAATATTTGAAATATATGGATAGATTTAATCCAAGATATAAAAGTTATTCAAGGGGGTTAAAGTTTTATGGAATAGAAAATTCTTGGAATCCAAGAATAATTAATTACAAAACATGGATCTTAACAAAGTATGAAATAAAAGATAATAAAACAATTTTATTAAAACCATATAATTGCAAAAAGGAAGATAATGAAGAATTTCACGTTATTTATTATGTCCCATATTTGTTGTTAATACCTTATGAGATTTGTGGATTATATCCAACAGCTCAATTCCATTTTTCAAACCCTATACCAAAAGAAGTTGAAAATGAGTTAGTAAACATGATAAGGGTATTTATAATAAAAAATAAAAGCAAGAAAATTGATGTTATAGCAAATAAAAACATTTCATATAGTTATGCTGTAGGTAAAGAAGCGGAAAGGTTAGGTTTAACTGTTTCTTGGGTTTAA
- a CDS encoding acyl-CoA thioesterase — protein sequence MKPIFTLKYRVYWSETDAAIMMHFSNFFRVCERTEEEFFASLNISQKGEIGKRLLMPRVHAECDYKNPLRPGDLYSVNITEILLGKSSIRYTYEIYNESSNQLSAICKIVSVIYDEINNKSMEIPQEIRKKLIEVGAKEQ from the coding sequence GTGAAACCTATATTTACATTAAAATATAGAGTTTATTGGAGTGAAACTGATGCTGCAATAATGATGCACTTCTCTAACTTTTTTAGAGTTTGCGAAAGGACAGAGGAGGAATTTTTTGCATCCCTAAATATTTCACAAAAAGGTGAAATAGGTAAGAGATTATTAATGCCTAGGGTTCATGCTGAATGCGATTACAAAAATCCGCTAAGGCCTGGAGATTTATATAGCGTTAATATAACAGAGATACTATTAGGGAAAAGTAGCATAAGGTATACTTATGAAATATATAATGAGAGCAGTAATCAATTATCAGCGATATGTAAAATTGTTTCTGTAATATATGATGAAATAAACAATAAATCGATGGAAATACCTCAAGAAATAAGGAAAAAACTAATAGAAGTAGGGGCTAAAGAACAATAA
- a CDS encoding malate dehydrogenase produces the protein MITVVGGAGKVGATTGAFLLMRDVDDVVLIDILKDKPQGEALDLGHMASAIGSSRKVIGSNDYKDMAGSDIVIITAGFPRKAGQTREELLAINAKVMAEVSDAIKEYAPKAKVLVLTNPSDAMTYVVYKRLKAPRSQVIGFSGLLDAPRLSYYASQKLGISPASILPIVLGMHGENMFPVPRLSMVGGVPLSELMTKDQIDDIVKKTVSAGAEVIKLRGYSSNWAPAAGLTLMAEAIKNDQKRAIIASVILQGEYGVNDVVAEVPVILGKNGVEKVLEVPLNDEERQGFMKSIDAVRALLNSLPPEYK, from the coding sequence TTGATTACAGTAGTTGGTGGTGCTGGTAAGGTAGGAGCAACCACTGGTGCTTTCCTTTTAATGAGAGATGTTGATGATGTAGTTTTAATTGATATATTAAAGGATAAGCCCCAAGGAGAAGCCTTAGATCTAGGTCATATGGCTTCAGCTATTGGGTCTAGCAGAAAGGTTATTGGTTCAAATGATTATAAAGATATGGCAGGTTCGGATATTGTAATTATAACAGCCGGTTTTCCAAGAAAAGCGGGGCAGACTAGGGAAGAACTTTTAGCAATAAATGCTAAAGTTATGGCAGAGGTTTCTGATGCCATTAAGGAATATGCTCCAAAGGCTAAGGTATTGGTATTAACAAATCCATCAGATGCAATGACCTATGTTGTATATAAGAGATTAAAGGCACCAAGAAGCCAAGTTATAGGTTTTAGTGGTTTGCTAGATGCTCCTAGACTTTCTTATTATGCATCCCAAAAATTAGGCATAAGCCCAGCATCAATTTTACCAATAGTATTAGGAATGCATGGAGAAAACATGTTCCCTGTTCCTAGGTTATCAATGGTTGGAGGAGTTCCATTAAGTGAATTGATGACAAAAGATCAAATCGATGATATAGTTAAGAAAACAGTTAGCGCTGGTGCAGAAGTAATCAAACTAAGAGGTTATAGCAGTAACTGGGCACCAGCAGCAGGTTTAACATTAATGGCAGAGGCAATTAAAAACGATCAGAAGAGAGCTATAATTGCAAGCGTTATATTACAAGGAGAATATGGAGTTAATGATGTTGTTGCAGAAGTACCAGTAATTCTAGGTAAAAATGGGGTAGAAAAAGTATTAGAGGTACCATTAAACGATGAAGAACGCCAAGGATTTATGAAGAGCATAGATGCAGTTAGAGCCCTTTTAAATTCATTACCTCCTGAATATAAATGA
- a CDS encoding Fur family transcriptional regulator, translating to MAETNFDEEMKNVLEKLSEKELRMTPQRILISKTILSMVKNHSSLKEIYDETQKVLPRVGMSTVYNTIKMLEALKIIDTFDVDGKMRIDQTFPHINIYCRNEDKIIDLDENAMEEITKILAKYGVNMNIKKILIDGKCIDS from the coding sequence ATGGCAGAGACAAATTTTGACGAAGAAATGAAAAATGTATTAGAAAAATTAAGCGAAAAAGAGCTAAGGATGACACCTCAAAGGATACTTATATCAAAGACAATATTAAGCATGGTTAAGAATCATTCTTCTTTAAAAGAAATATATGATGAGACACAAAAAGTTTTACCAAGGGTTGGTATGTCAACTGTTTATAATACAATAAAAATGCTTGAGGCATTAAAAATAATTGATACGTTTGATGTTGATGGTAAGATGAGAATTGATCAAACTTTCCCTCATATAAATATCTATTGCAGAAATGAAGATAAAATAATAGATCTTGATGAAAATGCTATGGAAGAAATTACCAAAATATTAGCAAAATATGGAGTTAATATGAATATAAAAAAGATTCTAATAGATGGAAAATGTATTGATTCTTAA
- a CDS encoding thiolase family protein: MPKIKGNIYIVDGLRTPVGRFGGSLKDIHPTDLASYTLKSLINRVGISPKDLDMLVYGHVIRAGTGMDTARQVALKAGVPEYIDSMTVDMVCASGMNAIITAANYIQAGSYNLIAAGGMESMSYAPFILKQNIRWGVKHLIGNEMKVLDAMVYDGLWDVFQNKIMGEEADMTAKEYNADRDSLDKISYESHMRAAKAWDSGLMKDFVIPFEQNGKTLLEQDEGIRRDTSIEKLKMLKPAFSGGYHTAGSSSQISDGAASLLIASEDKVKELGLKPLAKIVGFSFHGVETWKFPAAPVGAITKLLDSIKWNINDVDYFENNEAFAVNSFILHKELGIPYEKLNVHGGAIAIGHPLGMSGARITLELINVLKKHGGKRGIASICHGLGGASAIAIELV; the protein is encoded by the coding sequence ATGCCCAAAATTAAGGGAAACATTTACATAGTAGATGGTCTAAGAACGCCTGTTGGAAGATTTGGAGGAAGCCTAAAAGATATCCATCCAACAGATTTAGCATCATATACATTAAAATCTTTAATAAATAGAGTAGGAATCTCACCAAAGGATTTAGATATGCTTGTTTATGGTCATGTTATTAGAGCAGGAACTGGTATGGATACTGCAAGACAAGTTGCATTGAAAGCAGGTGTTCCTGAATATATAGATTCTATGACTGTAGACATGGTATGTGCAAGCGGTATGAATGCTATAATAACTGCTGCAAATTATATTCAAGCAGGCTCTTATAATTTAATAGCTGCAGGCGGTATGGAATCTATGAGCTATGCCCCATTTATATTAAAGCAAAACATTAGATGGGGGGTAAAGCATTTAATAGGAAATGAAATGAAAGTATTGGATGCAATGGTATATGATGGATTATGGGATGTGTTTCAAAATAAAATAATGGGAGAAGAAGCAGATATGACTGCAAAAGAATATAATGCTGATAGGGATTCGCTAGATAAAATTTCATATGAATCACATATGAGAGCGGCTAAGGCATGGGATTCTGGTTTAATGAAAGATTTCGTTATACCATTTGAACAAAATGGTAAAACACTTTTAGAGCAAGATGAGGGCATAAGGAGGGATACTAGCATAGAAAAATTAAAAATGCTAAAACCAGCATTTAGTGGAGGTTATCATACAGCAGGTAGCAGCAGTCAAATAAGTGATGGTGCTGCTTCCTTATTAATTGCTAGCGAAGATAAGGTTAAAGAATTAGGTTTAAAGCCTTTGGCAAAAATAGTAGGCTTTTCATTTCACGGAGTTGAAACATGGAAGTTTCCAGCAGCACCTGTTGGAGCGATAACTAAGCTCTTAGACTCTATTAAATGGAACATAAATGATGTGGATTATTTCGAAAATAATGAGGCATTTGCAGTAAATAGCTTTATATTACATAAAGAATTGGGGATTCCTTATGAGAAGCTTAATGTGCATGGTGGTGCTATAGCTATAGGTCATCCTTTAGGAATGAGTGGGGCAAGAATAACTTTGGAATTAATTAACGTGCTTAAAAAGCATGGAGGAAAGAGGGGTATCGCATCTATTTGCCATGGATTAGGAGGGGCATCTGCAATAGCAATAGAATTAGTTTAA
- a CDS encoding type II secretion system F family protein, with protein MRTVGPPKSLKYLIIMPITGLLSLLIFYYLFKMAFPTQFPEFTSFSGIPVPSNLITIVYIDVFFIFLLLPYALYSRKYSNYMLELKRQARSFLEIYPSIASSLPSVSQAILASVELVEPPLRDYLAAFGSLYKMTGDLEGSFMKIFSSSPRDVRLLLTSILTTAKSGGRASDILNITSRYAAELQRMEFYLRNRLQSYSSVIFLGIAVYGFSVGMTIVMLEVLKRNATFGLSGVATQAINIAGILGIFFYSLLIVSAASSYIIAKVISDFAPRSSEYFIYLISIGTMTMAIALSLAIHII; from the coding sequence TTGAGGACTGTAGGCCCACCAAAATCATTAAAGTATTTGATTATAATGCCTATTACAGGTTTATTATCTCTTTTGATTTTTTATTATTTGTTTAAAATGGCTTTTCCTACACAATTTCCTGAGTTTACCTCTTTTTCAGGCATACCTGTACCTTCAAATTTAATAACAATTGTTTATATTGATGTATTTTTTATTTTTTTATTATTGCCATATGCTCTTTATTCTAGGAAATATAGCAATTACATGTTAGAATTGAAAAGGCAAGCAAGGTCTTTTTTAGAAATATACCCTAGCATTGCAAGTTCTTTACCTTCTGTTTCTCAGGCTATATTGGCATCTGTTGAATTAGTTGAACCCCCCTTAAGGGATTATTTAGCTGCCTTCGGTTCTTTATATAAAATGACAGGAGATTTAGAAGGATCTTTTATGAAAATATTTTCTTCTTCACCAAGAGATGTTAGACTCTTGTTAACATCTATATTAACAACAGCTAAGAGTGGGGGAAGAGCAAGTGATATATTGAATATAACTAGTAGGTATGCAGCAGAATTGCAGAGAATGGAGTTTTACTTAAGGAATAGGTTGCAATCTTATTCATCTGTAATATTTTTAGGAATAGCAGTTTACGGATTTTCTGTTGGTATGACAATAGTTATGCTTGAGGTTTTGAAAAGAAACGCAACATTTGGTTTATCAGGTGTTGCAACACAAGCAATAAATATTGCTGGTATTTTAGGTATATTTTTCTATTCTCTTTTAATTGTTTCAGCAGCTTCATCTTATATTATAGCAAAGGTTATATCTGATTTTGCCCCAAGGAGTAGTGAATACTTTATTTATTTAATATCAATAGGTACAATGACTATGGCTATAGCATTAAGTTTAGCAATTCATATTATATAA